A single genomic interval of Arachis duranensis cultivar V14167 chromosome 7, aradu.V14167.gnm2.J7QH, whole genome shotgun sequence harbors:
- the LOC107458585 gene encoding LOW QUALITY PROTEIN: ATG8-interacting protein 1-like (The sequence of the model RefSeq protein was modified relative to this genomic sequence to represent the inferred CDS: inserted 2 bases in 1 codon; substituted 1 base at 1 genomic stop codon), whose translation MTDNENIEEKTSRGADWEVVSLTASTYAAASGPDEVKLKEDVCAQDEGEMSHALFMSGHSVFPPSQHENLLVEPDYSEILDESGSKDVPVGKDXGNLTFTGLXMLQEFEGMPYFDETISRLSVHGKQFEEGATLHGFGLTGEEETMYDSPKYTSFHSGTDIGCVVACGESIIEAKTTELVEQGSNVGPDLWLSTTTPTKDDRYSPLDLPCGAWWKRRAFRSVCVAAMVMGVVMVGHHWQQERFLQLKWLNVNGEARSRVLVTIYRLKDMIVGSHRPVSLIRGGSSGES comes from the exons ATGACTGACAATGAGAATATAGAGGAAAAGACTTCCCGTGGGGCTGATTGGGAGGTTGTATCCCTCACGGCATCAACATATGCAGCTGCTTCTGGTCCTGACGAAGTTAAGTTGAAGGAAGATGTGTGTGCCCAGGATGAAGGAGAAATGTCACATGCATTGTTCATGTCTGGCCACTCTGTCTTTCCACCAAGTCAACATGAGAACTTGCTGGTGGAGCCTGACTATAGCGAGATTCTTGATGAATCTGGAAGCAAAGATGTTCCTGTTGGAAAGGATTAAGGAAACTTGACATTCACAGGATT AATGCTTCAGGAGTTTGAGGGTATGCCGTATTTTGATGAGACAATCAGCAGGTTGTCTGTTCATGGGAAACAATTTGAGGAAGGTGCAACTCTACACGGTTTTGGTTTGACTGGAGAAGAAGAAACTATGTATGACTCTCCAAAGTACACTTCTTTCCACAGTGGAACCGATATTGGTTGTGTAGTAGCATGCGGAGAAAGCATAATTGAGGCCAAAACAACTGAGCTAGTAGAGCAAGGGTCAAATGTCGGTCCCGATTTATGGCTGTCAACCACGACACCTACCAAAGATGATAGATACAGCCCTTTAGATCTTCCATGTGGAGCTTGGTGGAAAAGAAGAGCATTTCGTTCTGTATGTGTTGCAGCTATGGTGATGGGCGTTGTGATGGTTGGACACCACTGGCAGCAAGAAAGATTTTTGCAACTCAAGTGGCTGAATGTAAATGGCGAG GCAAGAAGCAGGGTACTTGTTACCATATATCGACTCAAAGATATGATTGTCGGCAGCCACCGTCCAGTTTCCTTGATCAGAGGAGGCTCCTCTGGTGAAAGTTAA
- the LOC107458570 gene encoding LOW QUALITY PROTEIN: uncharacterized protein LOC107458570 (The sequence of the model RefSeq protein was modified relative to this genomic sequence to represent the inferred CDS: substituted 1 base at 1 genomic stop codon): MGGDSVVSNDQDSLLEEDFTLLSSHSPAALRDNRVNVENGSDVGETSEEWCSSRFDFEVNERKTLSAYEEISQSYDRFAIDTLKHXRFYCLSYKPGAWIENVGGLQTCDYDVPKTTCLLLVGPGGSGKSSMINRISKVLEDDKFAPARAQVSYNLLTGDGTYFLQEYMIPRHSTSICLCDTRSLSDNSNENENDRVLKSWMTKGVRHGELVVRKTDSRILKKSLKCKARKNGFISSKIRKVNFVIYVVNGLSVLKSMKDTGARERQYIETIVQTFNSPFLSFKDDKPVLVFTHGDLLSLLDRVRVRAYLGELLGIPPTIQIFDIPDCDDLATESTIIEMLRYSLEHAERNFPRQSKVLGKILYLQVDTKFLFCVVLSILVLAVAVVMAYDMLPQLCHVLQQQAGRKKYPARLKKLKVPEMEFKIDWHKIRYIW; this comes from the exons ATGGGGGGTGACTCCGTTGTTTCTAATG ATCAAGACTCTTTGTTGGAAGAGGATTTTACCTTGCTTTCTTCTCACTCCCCAGCTGCACtcag AGACAATAGAGTGAATGTGGAGAACGGGTCAGATGTTGGAGAAACTAGCGAAGAATGGTGTTCTTCTAGGTTTGATTTTGAAGTCAATGAAAGGAAAACGCTTAGTGCCTATGAAGAAATCTCGCAAAGCTATGATCGATTCGCGATTGATACATTGAAACATTGAA GATTTTATTGCCTCAGCTACAAGCCTGGAGCATGGATTGAGAATGTGGGTGGCTTACAGACATGTGATTATGATGTACCAAAGACAACATGCCTCCTATTGGTTGGTCCAGGAGGATCTGGGAAAAGTAGTATGATAAATAGAATCTCTAAGGTGCTTGAGGATGATAAATTTGCACCAGCAAGAGCACAAGTATCAT ATAATTTGCTTACAGGAGATGGGACATACTTCCTCCAGGAGTATATGATTCCAAGGCACTCAACCTCGATCTGTCTATGTGATACACGTAGTTTGTCTGACAACTCGAATGAAAATGAGAATGATAGAGTGCTGAAGAGTTGGATGACAAAAGGTGTTCGTCATGGAGAGCTTGTTGTAAG GAAGACAGATAGTCGAATATTAAAGAAAAGTTTGAAGTGTAAAGCTCGCAAGAATGGTTTCATTTCCAGTAAGATCAGAAAAgttaattttgtaatatatgTTGTAAATGGTCTTTCGGTTCTGAAATCAATGAAGGATACTGGTGCACGGGAGAGACAATATATTGAAACAATTGTTCAAACTTTCAACAGCccattcttgtcatttaaag ATGACAAACCTGTTCTTGTTTTCACTCATGGGGATCTCCTTTCCCTGCTTGACCGTGTCCGTGTCCGTGCTTATTTGGGAGAATTACTAGGAATTCCACCAACAATACAAATTTTTGATATCCCTG ATTGTGATGATCTAGCTACTGAGTCTACCATCATTGAGATGCTACGATATAGCCTTGAGCATGCGGAAAGAAATTTTCCCCGGCAAAGCAAAGTTCTTGGAAAG ATATTGTACTTGCAGGTCGATACCAAGTTTCTGTTCTGCGTGGTTTTGTCGATTCTCGTGCTAGCTGTCGCTGTTGTGATGGCATATGACATGTTGCCACAACTTTGTCATGTCCTTCAACAGCAAGCAGGTCGCAAGAAATATCCTGCCAGGCTCAAAAAACTGAAAGTTCCTGAGATGGAATTCAAAATAGATTGGCACAAGATTCGCTACATATGGTAG